The DNA segment CAGTACCCCACTGAAAACATCCGTGTCTAACAATCAGATGTACGGGAgttcgagacatgctcaagctcgatagtatctgatagtgtctgcaacctcactatccttccgGGCTATGGTTTTGGGATTTgggagagactataggtctatctgccgagtcatcagtagcctagtcattgcctggtcctccatggtcctagcttgattgcttatcatgtttatatacatacatacatacatacatatatatatatatatatatatatatatatatatatatatatatatatatatatatatacacacatatatatatatatatatatatatatatatatatatatatatatatgtatgtatatatatatatatatatatatatatatatttatatatatgtatatatatatatatatatatatatatatatatatatatatatatatatatttatatatatatgtatatgtatatatatatatatatatatatatatatatatatatatatatatatatatctatatttatatatatgtatatgtatatatatatatctatatatatgtatatgtatatatatatatatatatatatatatatatatatatatatatgtatacatatgtatatgtatatataaatatatctatatatgtatatatatatatatatatatatatatatatatatatatatatatatatatatatggctagaaaTTTGGCCAAATCTTTGGCCAAGCTTTTGATTTAAATTTGGCCAAACCTTTCCTTTTAAAGGTGTATAATACGACACACATCATCGAATTTCCTTCATAGGGGTTCATCAACAACTATAAGTTGGGGGTATTAATATGACGGTAATTAAGTTGTACAGTATGTTGTTTGCCATCTCTGTATGAgaattgatcacacacacacacacacacacacacacacacacacacacacacacacacacacacacatatatatatatatatatatatatatatatatatatatatatatatatatatatatgtgtgtgtgtgtgtgtgtgtgtgtgtgttggtggatACCTAGGCTATACATTTTGAGTGTAATACATATATCAacgtgtgtatgtgagtgtttgcACTCTGATAAGAGAACCAGCAATCGACAGCTGACAGATTTAGTATCATATACGCTGAAGAGTAATTGTAAATAtcttttatcaataatattacttCATTCAAAATAATCGAGTATCATTATTTCTTTGATCATAGGCTATTATCCCAAAGGAGCCGACATTTCAACTTTTCTTTTCCTATTTAATCAACATAGAATtatgcaataaatttttttttctataaaaagaacGTTATAGTCAAAATTATATTGCAAATAGTTTCGTCATTTTCATTCAAAATCTATATCCTTTCCAAAGGAAGAATAAAAATCCTTCAAGGTTTAATGCATTTATAGTctaagcctgtttttttttttactctctattAAGCACGTGATCCATGTGACTCTTTCGTGCCCTTGATAAAGGAAGGCTCTTTCGTTCCCTGCATATTTGTTATCAAGCAaaggttttcatatttcaaacatgaTTATAATTTTGCCAATTAATGTAGTTTAGACTAGTCTACGTGTCAATATATTTCTGTCTTATAAACTTAGGAGGaatcaagataaaatgaaaaataattatacaaTGTAATATGATTTTTGTGTGTATTAGATAATACTTCTTTTCTGGACATAAAAGCAAGGGAAATATGTAGCCTATAGCATTCACAAAAACCTCAATATTATTCCTTAAAAGAAATGACCTGACCTAATTAATTAAACAATAGTGATATTCTATTGATACATTTTTTATTTGATATGCATAACACGCATTTTATCAGTAACTTACAAAATTGGCATTATAGatttattttcaggtaataaatATAAGTTAATTCTCAATTATTAGGAAGTTTTATTGAGAACACATTACGTAGGGTGTACATCTTTCTTGTATATATCTCCATCAACCCACAACGTATATAATTCTTTATTGACTcacaattatatatgaaattaaattttcaaagactcttttacattatatatacagtatcagtGTATATCAATAATAGTTTTTAACTTATTTCATCTTGATAAAATGACATGATGATAAACACAATCGATCATATGATTCTAGGGCCTTGATCTTATAGAAGCGGTGATTGGTAAACTCCAGCCAATAGAAACGCCCGTTAGAAAAGTCACACCCAAAAGCCTAAGCGGCATACAAGCCTAAGCCGTGATTGGTCGAAAGAGGAGAAATGGTATCATTTGAGCCAATCACGAGATCGGATACAGCTTTGCTATCACGGGACTGACGTCTCTTCGCACTTGCGCCGGAGTCATCACAAGAGTAGGAGGTTGTCTAGTTTCTGTGAGCAAGAAACAACAAATAATTCCGTCAAAATGTCGACCACCGAGAATCCTTTGTACTCTCCCTTCTTTGGAGTAATGGGAGCTACTTCAGCCATGGTTTTTAGCGGTAAGTCTTTCCTTTTTACCGATTTATGTCTGTTTTTTCCCCACAAGTGTCAAGGGGGTTGGGTATGGCAGCAGTTCCAGCAGGCGTCTGCTCGACCTATTGATTGTCTTTTGAAGTCGTGGTTTCGCTGTATTTAATACAATTGCATGCTGTATTTCATTCTCCTTTtgttataatgtatattttttacgAGATTTGGTGGTTATCCACTTGAAGGTGACGCTTTTTGGGGAGTTTTGTCCGTGTCTTATGGGCCAGGATGTATAGAGGGCTGTCAAGGGACTGTCATTGCTCTTGGTAAACGTTCCTAGTATATCGCTAGTGGCTATTTTAATGTTGAATTATAGTCGGGAATCATAATGGGTATTTAAAGATCCACATGAATGCATTTACTAAGCTATGTTAAGTGTATGGTAATTTTGGTATAGTAGTAACCTTAATGTTAAATTTTCACCCTTACATTGCCTCCAGTCAAGCAGTTAAGTTGGCTTCCACTAAGGGAAGCTTTTGAGTTTTATTTTTGCTGATCTACGTAGGTTCCTACTTAAACCTCAAGTTCGTGCATAAACGTGCTATACTCATTTAGGAGGGCTGTACACCCTTTCCCCCCTTATATAAACCCCCAGAACAAATATATTGTGGGGAAAAGGCCGTTTTGTGACCGCGTTATTACCCCAATTTCAAAGTTAAAAGATGCTAGATGTAAAGTTCCTGTATGACGTTCATTCATACTTGCTATAGATTTATTATGTAACCTTTTGCCTAAGGGTCCAAAGTGTTGATAGCTTTCCAGTATTGGTTCTGGTCTATCGTACTATTATTGGCTGTCCCATTTTATACATCATTACTTTACTCTAAGGGTTGCTTACCTGGTCCTATAcaacagggaaaccctactctaCAGGACATCCACGGTCGTTCTATGATGTTCGTTCCAGAGCACTTAACATTTCACATTGCGTATTGTTCGCATTTAATCCTCAAAGTTTCTAAttgtattttatatactgtaggATGTCATCTAAAGGTCCATAGAAATGTGTAAAGTGATATATTAGGTCTGATTTAAATGTTAATAGGGTTACATCATGACATCACCTTGGATATTAGGTCATACCTTGTCACGTGACCATCATCCCAGTTACAAAATAACTTTTAACTCTTTTAGCTCAAGTGTAGAAGGCTGTAGGGAGTTACCAAAGCATTTTGGGTTCAAATAGAATTccaaattaattttagaattaaaaaaagtAATTGCCTGGACAAAATGGTCGTGATAACTTTCATGGGGATGTGTTAAAACAAATAATACAACCTGCTAGTTAAAACTCTAATCACCTTAGGTAAACTAGGGACAAGATTAGATTGATTAATTCAATGATATAAAAATTTGGTTGGTAACACAGCTTAGCCTAGCAAACAAAAATCGCTGAGAATTTGTCATTAGCTAATGCTAGTAATGTTTTTATAAGTTACATTAGCAAAGGGGAGCATGTTGAATTAGTTGTAACTTTAAGATTACTGGCACTGTATGGTTAACTTATGGGCATTTCTGTTCTATATATTTATCTGTGCTCTGAGGGATAGCTTGTGAAAAGGTTTGAATTATGAGgaaataatttactttactttgatggctgctgtTCCGGTCcaatgcagcaggggaaccccactctctacaggacctccactgtcattttaccttgttcgttcagagtatttaaagtttcatgtctcgtattcttcatttactgttaaatcgtcgctgtcaaaaggctcatgaaataagaaagtcttcagtttcctcttgaaagtcttaatgtctttaatcattcatatgttttgtgggagcttattatgtagtctcggggccgcatatttaaaggctctagagcctaaagtagacatatatctaggattTCTGcttataaaatacagaaaataacatTACAATAGTTACTTTTCCAAAGTTTTCTTACCGAGTCTGAACTTTCACTATCCATTATATTTAAATTGAAATTTGCATGTTCTTAAATGGAAACTTAATTTCTTTTATCAGATAATACACAAGTCTTTTGAGTAGGAATTTATATTTGCTGAATTTGCCAAGTTTATCCAtagatcagcaacttttattcatTAACTTTGGCTGTGCATTTTGTTACAAGGCTGGTTTCTAAAATTCCGAGATAGTTTATGAATACAGCAGTATGGTTTTCCATCAAGTTGATTTCATGGTTTTCAATGTGTCAAGTTCATTAAGCTTTTTACATAGACTCCTGTTGAAAAAGAATCTATCCACCAGATGTAATAGCATTTACTCTATGGTATTTTCTGTGATATACATCGGGATAGAAATATTGGTATCAAAACTTCTCGGCTGCTTTTAAGCTTATTCAGTAGTACCTCGGGTTACAAGTTTATGGGAGCTATCTCACACCTAGAAATGTATATCCTTAAGTAAATTTTTCCATACTGAAATTCACTTGACATTTCTGTAAATATTCTTTAATTACACAATTTTTAGAGGATTTGTAATGGTAATTATTGGAAAAATTGTAACCCATAACAGAAAAGAGAATTGACAAATTAACTAGCACTTTACCTTTGGAGATTCATGGCAGGCATTTACTATAATTGAATCTCTTGATTTGTGCTTTCTGGACTCGTTGTCGTCTTACACTTGAGTGAAAGTGGGGAGATTTGAGCTAATGTTTGACAAAATAGAGTAGAAATTATTTATGGGCACCGTATTACTTTGTCTCatgatagtcaatttttttttagcgaggcagatttgcaccgactcgcagctgtggccttttcgctcggaaaagtttactgatcgctgattggttagaattatcttgtccacccaatcagcgatcaggaaacttttcagagctaaaagggcaccgctgcgagtcggtgcaaatctgcctcgctaaaaaaaattgactattgtTCAATGAATGTTCACATTGCACAATTTTGGTTTGGTGGCCGACGTAACGCTCTTAACCCAATACAAATTTGAAACAAGAAATTTATGCTTCTACTGCTTCCAATGAGCTTGTAGCCCAAGGTTCTGGAATGTTTTAATGCCCATAGTGAAAAATTAGTGGTAACAGACATTAGTCCTTAAGCGTAGAAATCATTTACCATAGTGCATTGCTGAAGATATTTACGGTAGTGTACAGTACGGTATTCAGTACATTTTCTGTTTCTGCAAAGAGATAGGTAATGTACTGTAAAGGCCATACTATGGGGAATGTCTTTCTGTCAAGTAGGTTAATGAGCTTAATATGAGCCAaggttttatttagttttattactCATGTTTAACATGTACAGTTTTTATACTTTCTCCATTCCTTTTCTTTGTTGTGCTTTTGGTTGTTTGGGGCTTGAAGCATTTTACTTTCCAACTGGCGTTGCAATTTGGTTAGTACAGTAATGAGTATCTAAACCTGTTCGTGAATTTTATAGTTAAgattacggtattattattattacttgctaagccacaaccctagatggaaaagcaggatgctataagcccaggggctccaatagggaaaatagctcagtgaggaaaggaaatgaggaaaaataaaatattttaagaacaacaacaatattaaagtATCactttattaactataaaaacttttgacaaaagaggaagcgaaataagataaagGATAAaagtgtgcaagagtgtaccctcaagcaagagaactctaacccaagaaagtggaagaccacggtacagaggctattgcactacccaagattagagaacaataataACTTTTAAATACTCAAGAATATAAACACAAATCTTGTAGTTCATGCCTGGGTTTTTTGTTTGACAGGCCCAGAGAAAACCCTTAATGTTGAAGTAAAAGTATAATAACATTGATATTTCTTTTTCAGCCCTAGGAGCTGCCTATGGCACAGCTAAATCAGGCGTGGGTATTGCAGCCATGTCGGTGATGCGACCAGAGCTGATTATGAAATGTATCATTCCTGTGGTTATGGCTGGTATCATCGCCATTTACGGTCTGGTGGTGGCCGTCTTGATAGCCGGAAAGTTGGAAGAAAACTATTCCCTCTATCagtaagtatttttttcttttcctttgtatGTACAATCTTCTACAATGGCCTACACAATGGTTGTAATCCGATGCCTGCACATTACGTAACAAATTTTTAAGGCTTGTGTAAAGTTTCAGTAATCAAAGGTAAGGAATAATTTTTAAAGTGTTTAAAATAtctgggtaggttaggttaggtgtttgtataaatataggaTAATGTAATACGATTTGTTAAATTCCCTTGATGGGTAAGCAGGATTAACGTTTTAGTCTGTGCTGTCAAAAATGTTAAAATCTTTTGGGTTTTTGGGATGTAGGTCCCcctttatagattattttttttaatcaatgccaCCTTCCCTACATTTTAAATCATATTACTGATACTGTATCCATATTT comes from the Palaemon carinicauda isolate YSFRI2023 chromosome 16, ASM3689809v2, whole genome shotgun sequence genome and includes:
- the LOC137655793 gene encoding V-type proton ATPase 16 kDa proteolipid subunit c; the encoded protein is MSTTENPLYSPFFGVMGATSAMVFSALGAAYGTAKSGVGIAAMSVMRPELIMKCIIPVVMAGIIAIYGLVVAVLIAGKLEENYSLYHGFVHFGAGLAVGLSGLAAGFAIGIVGDAGVRGTAQQPRLFVGMILILIFAEVLGLYGLIVAIYLYTKT